A portion of the Sulfuricurvum kujiense DSM 16994 genome contains these proteins:
- a CDS encoding flagellar protein FlaG, with amino-acid sequence MDPIKFNGLGSLFDTQLTSQINPALSLVQKADKPSNMTENIKLIEDLNHSLGQLNTTLRFRVDDESNVFYVAVIDTKTDEILRRFPLEELPNSAAIHPNASGIFLNTSS; translated from the coding sequence ATGGATCCAATAAAATTTAATGGTTTGGGATCGTTATTTGATACACAGCTAACATCGCAAATAAATCCGGCATTATCACTAGTACAAAAAGCAGACAAACCATCCAATATGACTGAAAACATCAAACTCATTGAAGATCTCAACCATTCTCTCGGCCAACTCAACACCACGTTACGTTTTAGGGTCGATGATGAATCCAATGTTTTTTATGTTGCGGTCATCGACACAAAAACAGATGAGATTCTACGCCGTTTCCCCCTCGAAGAGTTGCCAAATTCGGCAGCGATCCATCCTAATGCTTCAGGAATATTTCTCAATACAAGTAGTTGA
- a CDS encoding 7TM diverse intracellular signaling domain-containing protein has product MRIVTVLLFFCTLLFSENYIDVSDPKSYVLHEHYLYLEDKSGNLTYEEILTKDVQKRFHPLNGRSAGFGLTKSDFWIKVSLQNPHNFPISRLLKFDYPLLDRVTFYQNNPDGTYSMKISGDSIAVALHEKKDENIIFPVVMKPHSKEVLYFHVHSMSSMDLQLYLMDNEQYYASQITKTALLGIFYGGASIMILYNFFLFLSIREESYFYYVIFQIVNILTLLALSGVALRYLWPSYPEINNSIIPFLLVLSHVLAIKFTRAYLDTKTLLPKQDKVLLGILIFAIVILLLTAVLDYHRGIILSVVVLFTTAVSLTTVGLIAYFRYKVRASKFYMIAWIFIFIGITLTGMKNIGLMPINFFTIWGTQIGVFFELLLLSFGLADRINVIRSEKERFQDEAAQKAKVLTDILRKSKDELAQEVKDRTFELYMANLELRKSITAKEALFKEVHHRVKNNLQVIISMMWLQRKRTDNEAVHTLIDDSTARLQSMAMIHEMLYQSNDIAMVKLDEYLQSLVDLCRRNTLGESVQIISALQPLEITMDTAVTMGLICNEVLSNVFKHAFRTHETGNRLLVRCEQYGNHIRFRIKDNGIGFEGFSQNKKCIGIMLVHSLAEKLPDAKIVYKKWCGTYFSLEFLNESYISDR; this is encoded by the coding sequence ATGCGTATAGTTACAGTTTTATTATTTTTCTGCACGCTTCTTTTTTCAGAAAACTACATCGATGTGTCAGACCCTAAGAGTTACGTTCTGCACGAACACTATCTTTATTTGGAAGATAAAAGCGGGAATTTGACGTATGAAGAGATTCTTACAAAGGATGTTCAAAAAAGATTTCACCCGCTCAATGGCCGTTCTGCCGGATTCGGATTGACAAAATCCGATTTTTGGATCAAAGTTTCCCTGCAAAATCCGCACAATTTTCCGATTAGCCGGCTGTTAAAATTTGACTATCCCCTTTTAGACAGAGTGACTTTTTACCAGAATAATCCCGATGGAACCTACAGTATGAAAATCAGCGGGGATTCCATCGCCGTTGCTCTGCATGAAAAAAAAGACGAGAATATTATATTTCCGGTTGTTATGAAGCCGCACAGCAAGGAGGTGCTCTATTTTCATGTCCACTCGATGAGTTCGATGGATTTACAGCTTTATCTAATGGATAATGAACAGTATTATGCTTCGCAGATAACTAAAACAGCCCTTTTAGGGATTTTTTACGGCGGTGCGAGCATCATGATTTTGTATAATTTTTTCCTTTTTCTCTCCATCCGCGAAGAGAGCTATTTTTATTACGTCATTTTTCAGATTGTCAACATTTTGACCCTATTGGCACTGAGCGGCGTCGCTTTACGCTATTTATGGCCCTCTTACCCTGAAATCAACAATAGCATTATCCCGTTTTTGCTCGTATTATCCCATGTGCTTGCCATTAAATTTACTCGCGCCTATTTGGATACAAAAACATTGCTGCCGAAACAGGATAAAGTACTGCTGGGAATTTTGATTTTTGCGATAGTCATTCTTCTCCTGACGGCTGTACTAGATTATCACCGCGGGATTATTTTATCGGTCGTTGTCCTGTTTACGACGGCCGTGAGCCTGACGACGGTCGGATTGATAGCCTATTTTCGCTATAAAGTCAGAGCTTCAAAATTTTACATGATCGCATGGATATTTATATTTATTGGTATAACATTGACAGGGATGAAAAATATCGGTCTTATGCCGATCAATTTCTTTACGATCTGGGGAACGCAGATAGGTGTTTTTTTTGAACTGCTGCTCCTCTCGTTCGGTTTGGCGGATCGAATTAACGTCATACGTTCGGAGAAAGAGCGATTTCAGGATGAGGCGGCACAAAAGGCTAAAGTTTTAACCGACATATTGAGAAAATCAAAAGACGAGCTTGCTCAAGAGGTCAAAGATCGGACGTTCGAACTTTATATGGCCAATCTCGAACTTCGTAAAAGTATAACGGCGAAAGAGGCTCTTTTCAAAGAGGTGCATCATCGGGTAAAAAACAATTTGCAGGTGATCATTTCGATGATGTGGCTTCAACGGAAACGGACGGATAATGAAGCGGTGCATACGCTGATCGATGACAGTACGGCAAGGCTGCAAAGTATGGCCATGATCCATGAGATGCTCTACCAAAGCAATGATATTGCGATGGTTAAGCTGGATGAATATCTGCAATCGTTAGTTGATCTTTGTCGGCGAAATACGCTGGGGGAAAGCGTTCAGATTATATCGGCGTTGCAGCCGCTGGAGATCACTATGGATACGGCCGTTACGATGGGATTGATCTGTAATGAAGTTTTAAGCAATGTGTTTAAACATGCGTTTAGAACCCATGAAACCGGAAACAGGCTGTTGGTACGATGCGAACAGTACGGCAATCATATCCGTTTTCGGATTAAAGACAACGGGATCGGATTTGAAGGATTTTCACAGAATAAGAAATGTATCGGTATTATGCTGGTACATTCATTGGCGGAAAAATTGCCGGATGCGAAAATCGTTTATAAAAAATGGTGCGGTACCTATTTTAGTTTGGAGTTTCTGAATGAATCTTACATTTCTGATCGTTGA
- a CDS encoding response regulator, protein MNLTFLIVEDEPITSRFIREIIEDQGFEVAGTAKSADEARSLLARHRIDIVIMDINIQGSTDGIQLVRGLSEYNLAVIYISAYSDPQTLQEAAGTHPYGFVVKPFRETDLIAVLLMVVSRVRKEREGIDKSQRQEQFSECRLDEEACRLYWRSQIIELSKNETGALKLFLNKPDSPITMEELRHAVWGDKSIGDSAIRELINRLRNKAEILSIENIYGTGYILRR, encoded by the coding sequence ATGAATCTTACATTTCTGATCGTTGAAGATGAGCCGATAACTTCCCGATTTATTCGTGAGATTATTGAGGATCAGGGTTTTGAGGTCGCCGGAACGGCTAAAAGTGCCGACGAGGCACGGAGCCTTTTGGCTCGGCACCGTATCGATATTGTCATTATGGATATTAATATCCAAGGCTCAACCGACGGAATACAATTGGTACGGGGTTTAAGCGAATACAATCTGGCTGTTATCTATATCAGTGCGTATAGCGATCCTCAGACGCTTCAAGAGGCGGCGGGAACCCATCCGTACGGATTTGTAGTGAAGCCGTTTCGGGAGACCGATCTTATTGCCGTATTGCTGATGGTCGTTTCGAGGGTGAGAAAAGAGCGGGAGGGGATCGACAAATCACAACGGCAAGAACAGTTTTCGGAGTGCCGGCTGGATGAGGAGGCGTGCCGATTGTATTGGAGGTCCCAAATCATCGAATTGAGTAAAAATGAGACCGGCGCACTCAAGCTGTTTTTGAATAAACCCGATTCGCCGATTACGATGGAGGAGCTGCGTCATGCCGTATGGGGGGATAAGAGTATCGGTGATTCCGCTATACGTGAACTAATCAACCGGTTACGAAACAAAGCGGAAATATTATCGATCGAGAATATTTACGGTACGGGGTATATCCTTAGAAGATAA
- a CDS encoding DUF481 domain-containing protein: protein MRNFLIFPLFLSTSLSALVSIAPVDIGSKPGLSGNVSGSLSSKSGNTQKDEYSLGIRLQYDQGNDYLTWGTFTYDYGKSNGTKNEDKIYAHVRYIHALNQNGDWTWELFLQSEQDKFKDINERSLGGAGVRWRFMNSEEWGRGYIGMGGLAEKIEYTHTEFNPNEQNSRLNSYIAYTKGFLIGSKVSYIGYFQPKFNETSDYVSSQSAELILPIVGQLNLSLSAKYLYDSRPAVGVDKRDTAYMTSLFWQF, encoded by the coding sequence GTGCGCAATTTTCTTATTTTCCCCCTCTTTCTTTCGACATCGTTGTCTGCGCTCGTGAGTATCGCACCGGTAGATATCGGCTCAAAGCCCGGGCTGAGCGGAAATGTATCGGGATCGCTCAGTTCTAAAAGCGGTAACACGCAAAAAGATGAGTATTCTCTCGGGATACGCTTGCAATACGATCAGGGGAATGATTACCTGACCTGGGGGACTTTTACGTATGATTACGGCAAATCCAACGGGACAAAAAATGAAGATAAAATTTATGCTCATGTACGCTATATCCATGCATTGAATCAAAACGGCGATTGGACATGGGAACTCTTTCTCCAATCCGAACAGGATAAATTTAAAGATATCAACGAACGCTCTCTCGGCGGTGCGGGGGTGCGCTGGCGTTTTATGAACTCGGAGGAGTGGGGCAGGGGGTATATCGGTATGGGAGGATTAGCCGAAAAAATCGAGTATACCCATACCGAGTTCAATCCGAATGAACAGAACAGTCGTTTAAACAGCTATATTGCGTATACCAAAGGGTTTTTGATCGGATCGAAAGTGAGCTATATCGGGTATTTTCAGCCGAAATTCAATGAAACATCCGATTATGTTTCGTCGCAAAGTGCGGAATTGATTCTGCCGATCGTCGGACAGCTCAATCTGAGCCTGAGTGCGAAATATCTGTATGACAGCCGTCCCGCCGTCGGTGTCGATAAGAGAGATACCGCCTATATGACGAGTCTGTTTTGGCAGTTTTAG
- a CDS encoding YaiI/YqxD family protein, which translates to MKILVDADAFPNALKEILLRAVLKREITTIFIANKRIGIPDAHHVSMEVVAQRPDEADHRIAELCEAGDLVITADIPLADRIVTKGGVGLDPRGTVYDENNIKHLLAMRNLMEELRNNGEITGGPSTIGEKTVRAFADGLNNVLSKRR; encoded by the coding sequence ATGAAAATCCTTGTCGATGCCGATGCTTTTCCGAATGCCCTCAAAGAGATACTGCTTCGAGCGGTTTTGAAACGGGAGATCACCACCATTTTTATCGCCAATAAGCGTATCGGTATCCCCGATGCTCACCATGTCTCGATGGAGGTGGTGGCACAGAGGCCCGATGAAGCCGACCACCGCATCGCCGAGCTGTGCGAAGCGGGAGATTTGGTCATAACCGCCGATATCCCTCTGGCGGATCGGATCGTCACGAAAGGGGGAGTCGGACTCGATCCTCGAGGGACGGTTTATGATGAAAACAACATCAAACATCTCCTCGCGATGCGCAATCTGATGGAAGAGCTGCGCAATAACGGAGAGATCACAGGCGGCCCCTCGACAATCGGTGAAAAAACGGTGCGGGCGTTTGCGGACGGGTTGAATAACGTCCTCTCAAAACGGCGTTAG
- a CDS encoding PaaI family thioesterase gives MHNIKFPFLEHIGGKLIRYEQGSAEVELSTMPYHLQHLGFIHGGVISTLMDNTGWYAAVSNLGEGFTSVTMEIKINYLKPASGKHLRALGNVIRQGKKTSFVKIELYDADNLVAFATGTYAVLEETKD, from the coding sequence GTGCATAATATCAAGTTTCCGTTTTTAGAACATATCGGCGGTAAACTGATCCGCTATGAACAAGGGAGTGCCGAAGTTGAACTCTCGACCATGCCCTATCACCTTCAACATTTGGGATTTATCCACGGAGGGGTGATCTCAACGCTGATGGATAACACGGGATGGTACGCCGCCGTTTCCAATCTCGGCGAGGGTTTTACATCAGTAACGATGGAGATCAAAATCAATTATCTAAAACCGGCATCGGGAAAACATCTCCGTGCTCTCGGAAACGTCATCCGTCAGGGAAAAAAGACGTCGTTTGTCAAAATCGAACTGTATGATGCCGATAACCTCGTCGCCTTCGCAACGGGAACGTATGCCGTATTAGAAGAGACAAAAGACTAA
- a CDS encoding PLP-dependent aminotransferase family protein, which produces MKRSFIREILEVIGSDTVSFAGGLPDESLFPIEEMQKASQEVFATPGALQYSISSGIPSLREKLASYYSAMGLETKSENILITTGAQQALDLISRIYFTAGTVVEAPAYLGALNAFSANGCPLHPVTLNPTGLDMDAFEEKYKQTKRAYLMCDFQNPTGISYTDAVRQELARISVENDGIIVEDGAYMELFFEERRAPLSLYAPHNTLHVGSFSKTLAPGLRLGWIRGDTKLLQPILALKERSDLHTSTLSQLLADRFWESGFFGKHLRKIRAAYKRKCDALADELTSQLSDFCFIKPKGGMFIYGTFPDEIDAKELAMRCLKNGAVFVPGGEFYSGAPLSAEARFNFSNATSEEMRRGIEIIAQTYKSYKDHRERNGA; this is translated from the coding sequence GTGAAACGATCGTTTATTCGAGAAATTTTAGAAGTTATCGGCAGCGATACGGTATCGTTTGCCGGAGGGTTGCCGGATGAGAGTCTCTTTCCGATTGAGGAGATGCAAAAGGCTTCGCAAGAAGTTTTCGCCACCCCAGGAGCACTGCAATATTCGATTAGTTCCGGCATACCGTCACTCCGTGAAAAACTGGCGTCCTACTATAGCGCGATGGGATTGGAAACGAAAAGCGAAAACATTCTTATCACGACCGGTGCGCAGCAGGCACTCGATTTGATCAGCCGCATCTATTTTACGGCCGGAACCGTTGTCGAAGCTCCGGCCTATTTGGGGGCTTTGAACGCATTCAGCGCCAACGGATGTCCGCTGCATCCCGTAACTTTAAATCCTACCGGTCTGGATATGGATGCTTTTGAAGAGAAATACAAACAAACCAAACGTGCCTATCTGATGTGCGATTTTCAAAATCCTACCGGAATCAGCTATACCGATGCGGTTCGACAAGAGCTCGCTCGAATCTCGGTCGAAAACGACGGAATTATTGTAGAGGATGGAGCCTATATGGAACTGTTTTTTGAGGAGCGCCGTGCTCCGCTGTCCCTGTACGCTCCGCACAATACCCTTCATGTCGGGTCGTTTTCCAAAACACTCGCACCGGGGCTTCGTTTGGGATGGATCAGAGGGGATACAAAACTGCTCCAACCGATTTTGGCGCTTAAAGAGCGTTCCGACCTGCATACGTCGACACTATCTCAGCTTTTAGCCGATCGTTTTTGGGAAAGCGGTTTTTTCGGAAAACACTTGCGTAAAATTCGTGCCGCCTACAAACGCAAATGCGATGCGCTGGCCGACGAACTTACCTCACAGTTAAGCGATTTTTGCTTTATAAAACCGAAAGGGGGGATGTTTATCTACGGTACTTTTCCCGATGAAATCGATGCCAAAGAGTTAGCGATGCGGTGTTTAAAAAACGGTGCGGTATTCGTACCGGGAGGGGAATTTTATTCCGGCGCTCCCCTCAGTGCCGAAGCCCGTTTTAATTTCAGCAATGCAACATCCGAAGAGATGCGTCGGGGAATCGAAATCATCGCACAAACCTATAAATCCTATAAAGATCACAGGGAGAGAAACGGTGCATAA